AAAGATACAACTGCAGCACTTCTTACCAACGCCATGCAGGATGTTGTCACAAAGGGTACTGCAACCGATGCACAGCTCAATAATATGCCTGCATCCGGTAAATCCGGTACAACCTCCGACAACCGTGACTTCTGGTTCGAAGGATTTACACCGTATTATACCTGTGGTATCTGGATGGGTTACGATGGTAACCAGGAAATGTCTGAAGGAAGCTGGAACTATCATTTCAAGATCTGGGCTAAGATCATGAACCGGATCGATGAAGCTTTGGGACTAACCTACAAAGACTTCGCGATGCCAGGTTCTCTCGTTCAGAAGAGCGTATGTACAATTTCCGGTAAACTTGCCGGTTCCGGCTGTCCGTCACAGACCGAATGGTTTGATCCGGATACTGTCCCGACCGAGACATGTTCCGGACATGCAAGCAAGTCAACTACCACAAACAGTACAAAAAATTCGAATGACAAATCCGATTCTAATAGTACAACGGGTGGAAACTCCTCCGGTAACTCTACCGGCACTAATGGGGATACTACCGGTGGTACCGGCGGTGATTCCGGCAATACCGGCGGTGGCACTGATTCCGGTAATAATAGTGGCAATTCTGGTAATACCGGTGGCGATTCCGGTAATACTGGTGGCGATTCCGGTAATACCGGTGGCGATTCCGGTAATACCGGTGGCGGCACTGATTCCGGCAATACCGGCGGCTCAGATTCTGGCAATGGACAATAAGAATCTATCATCCAATTAGAAAAAGAGATCAGTGAATATTTGAAATTCACTGATCTCTCTTTTTTATCTATCAATCTGGTTTCTATTTCTGATATACGATCTTACCTTCAATCATCGTATAGTATACCATCGCATCGGTATCAAGTCCGAGTTTTCCTTTCATTACAATAATATCTGCATCTTTTCCTTCTTCCAGGCTTCCCAGACGGTCTTCTACGCCCAGCACTTTTGCAGCATTGATCGTAACCGTTCTTACTGCTCTCTCCTGTGCAAGTCCTTCACGCACTGCTTCTCCCACATGATGATACAGGGATTCTTCACTCAGAATCGGTGAATCAGTGATCATCGCCACATTCACCCCTCTGTCATCCAGCATTTTTACAGCTTCCACATCGATTTTTCTACGTTCTCCAGGGCTACGGTAAGTTGCAATCGGTCCGTAGCATATATCGCATCCGCTTTCCACGATTTCATCCAGATAATCGGTTGCTCCCCATGCATGTTCTAATGAGAAGTGTACGTTGTATTTTTTCGCAATCTCGATTGCTGTGAGCATATCATACTGTGTACAGTGGATCTTACATGGAATTTCTCCTTTTAAAGCCAGGCAAAGAGCTTCCATATCCGGATCATACTCCACTTCTTTATTCTGTTCTTTGTCTTCCATGTATTTCTTTGCTTTTGCAAAGGTATCATCCAGAACCTTAGCGATTCCCATTCTTGTCATCGGAAGTCTTCTCTGATCTCCGTATGTATTTTTCGGATTACCGCCAAGAGCAATCTTTACAGCACATGGAGATTTGATTGTCATATCAAACACATTGTTTCCATAAGTTTTAAGTGCAAACGGAAGTCCGCAAAATACATTTCCGCTTCCCGGAGTCAGAAGCATGGTTGTGATTCCGTGCTCATAAGCTACTTTAAATTCTCTTGCTTTTGGATTTGTTCCAAAACGTGCATCAACAGAAAGAGTAACCGGATTTGTCATCTCATTGGCATCGTCTACACCCGGATCCACATTGAAATCAAATAATCCGATGTGAGAATGTGCATCGATAAGTCCCGGAAGAACATAATATCCTTCTGCCTCAATGAGCTTATCTCCATCCTCTAAGCAGTCTTCACTGATATGTTCTGCTACTTCTTTGATCTTTGTTCCTTCGACGAGAATATCCCCCTGAAAGATGCCCTTATCCTCTGTCATTGTATACAAAATACCATTTTTGATTAATGTCTGCATTACGATAATACCACCTTTCCATTTATCATACAAAACTGTACGTGTGCCGCATAAGATTTTACAGGATGATCACTGTAAATTGTGATGTCCGCGTCTTTTCCAACTTCGATACTTCCGATCTGATCTGCAACACCAAGCATCTCGGCTGGCTGGATCGTCATCATTTTTACTACATCCTCGGCATCGATTCCTGCACGATATACTTCGATTGCACTCCAGATGAATACTTCTCTACCTTCAGAAGCACCTTTGCATGTGTTTGTAAATGCGATGCGGTTTCCGTTTTCTACCAGTTCTTTTAATCTGGAAAGGTCGATTTCATGTTTGGAAATCTGTGACAGATTGCTGAAATTACCAAAGATAATTCCAACTTTCTTTTCTTTCAGTTCTTCAATCGCATCGCCAAATTCAAATCCATCTACGATTGTAAGCTGGATATCTTCATCTTTCAGAAGCTCCATAAGACACTGAATCTCACCTGCAGTTTCTGCAGCGATGACAAATGGCATCTGATATTTCTTCAAAAGGTCATCTTTTCTGATTGCTTCTTTGAGCAAATGGAAAATTCCCATTCTTGTTTTCGGCATCTGGTTACTTGCACCATATACATCCTTAACGGTTGAGCATACGCTCCCCTTCATTGCTGCGTGCTCTTTTACAATACGGTTTGCCATATGATCCGGAGCTGTCTTACACACTGTAATCTGTCCTCCGATCACATTGCTGTGATCCGGTGAAAATCCAACAGATGTAATTCCTGATTTGTAGAATTCCTGTGCATTCACTTCATCTGGATCGATGGCATACTTCACGCTCAGATCCGGATTGATTACATTTGTAGTTTCTGCATTATCTCTGTAACGAGTCGGAATCCCCATAGCTCCGATAGAAGAATGTGGATCGATGAAACCAGGGAAAACTTGTTTTCCGGTTGCATCGATAATTTCTGCATCTGCTTCGCAGATATTCTTTTCGATTTTCTTAATCTTTTTCCCCTCGATTAAGATATCATAGTTTTCGAGCACTTCACCCGTTCCGGTATGAATGGTTCCATTTTTAATTACATACATAATCATTTCTCCATTTACTTTTATTTTTTACCTTAAAGTGCCATAGAGGTTTTGCAACCTCTATGACATTTTTGTTTAATTTATATCTCTAAAAGACATGCTATTTTTCAATATAAACCTTTGAGAAATCAACCTGACCAACTGTAGAAACGAAGTAGTTCTTCACATATTTCTTAACAAATGTAGGTGCTTCTTCAACATAGGTAGGTTCGATCAATCCTGACTTAACAACCAGTTCTTCTGCCTGCAAATAAAGCTCTGCCTTCTTCTGGTCATCAACTTCAAATTTTGCTTCATTCAGAAGTTCCTGATATTTCTTAGGATCTTCTCCAGACCATCCTGTCTTTTCTGCGTTGAAATATCCATTATCCGGATCGAATAACTGAAGAAGAGCACTTGGTTCATTGTAGTATGGTCCCCAGCCGCCTGTTGCGATATCGTAATCACCGGCGTCAATCTTATCCCACATGATGTTCCATTCCATCATATCGATTTCGATATTGATTCCAAGAACGCTTTCCCACTGCTGTTTCATCCATTCAGCAATCTTTTTAGATACTTCAGATGTACCACGGCTTGCATAACGGATTGTCACTTTTGACGGGTCTGGATCTTTACCAAGTTCTTTTAACCCTTCAATAAGTAAAGCTTTCGGATCTTTGATTTCATCCTGAAGTTCCTGAACGAAATGGTTCTTTCCGCCAACTAATTCTGTGTATGTTTTTTCCCCAACCTGAATGGTATCTGGCATCATAGAATAAATCGGAACACCTTTTCCATTACGAAGAGTATCGATCATTTCCTGACGGTCATAAGCTACTGATAAAGCCTGTCTGATCTTTTCATTGCACAGATATTCGTTTGCTGCATTCAGCATGAAGAATTCCGGTGCACTATCCGGAACCTGATAAGATTCAGATTCTCCCTGTTCTTCGATAGTCTTTCCCCAGTTTGCATCCGTTGTACCGATCACATCCAGTTCACCGTTGATATAAGACTGAACTGCAGTACCTGATTCCTGAATGATCTTGCTATTGATCTTGTCAAGCTTCACATCGTCGGCTCCCCAGTACTGATCATTTCTTACCAATACCATCTCTGTATTCTGACTCCAGCTTTCAATCTTGAAAGGTCCGTTAAATACAGTCTTTGTTTCTGATGTTGCATAGTCGCTTCCGAGTTTTTCATACATTGCTTTGTTTACCGGATAAGCTGATGAGGAAACCAGTTCCAGGAAGTAAGATGCCGGGTGGATAATTTTGATTTCCAGTGTATCTTCATCAATGGCATGTACACCGATTTCTTCCGGTTTCTTTCCCTGATCGTAAAGAGCTTCTGAGAAGTTCTCGATAATTCCATCAAACAGCCATGCATTTGTTGCTGCAACGGATGGAGTTGCCATCTTCTGGAAAGTAAATTCAAAGTCATTTGCAGTTACTTTCGTTCCATCGCTCCACTTCGCATCTTTGTTCATGTGGAAAGTATAAGTAAGTCCATCTTCACTGATATCCCAGCTCTCTGCTGCAGCAGGCACGATTTTATAGGTATTTCCTTCCTGAGTTACTCTTTTAACGAGTGGATCCAATACCATGTTAAATGCTGAGTTATCCGGGCCAGTTGTGTTGATCAGCGGGTTCAGTCCGACAACCACACTGTTGTTGGAGATATTCAGAACCTGTTCTGTTTTTCCGTCAGAACTAGCTTTTTTGTCATCTCCGCCACATCCGGCAAGACAGCTGACTGCCATTGCTACTGCGAGTCCCATCGCTAATGTTTTTCTTTTTTTCATAGTCTTCCTCCTTTATATCCAGCAAGATTACTCTTGCGGGTGATCTTCCATCAACTCTTTTGCTCTATGACAAGCTACAAAGTGTTCCGGTTTGAGTTCTTCAAGCTGCGGTGTCTCCTGATGACATTTTTCTGTTGCATATCTGCATCTCGTCACAAATCTGCATCCAGGTTTTGGATTAACCGGGCTTGGGATCTCTCCCTCGAGTCGAATTCTCTTCTTCTGTTCTTCTGTGTCCGGATCCGGGATCGGAATCGCTGCCATCAACGCTTTTGTATATGGATGAAGTGGATTCTGATATAATTCATCACTCTCTGCAAATTCAACCATATTTCCCAGATACATTACACCGACACGGTCTGAAATATGTTTTACCATAGACAGGTCATGTGCGATAAAGAGATAGGTCAGGTTTTTCTTCTGCTGAAGTTCGATCAGCAGGTTGACAACCTGTGCCTGAATGGAAACGTCAAGAGCTGAAATCGGCTCATCGCAAACGATGAATTCTGGTTCGATAGCAAGTGCTCTTGCGATTCCAATACGCTGTCTTTGTCCGCCTGAGAATTCATGAGGGAAACGAAGCGCATGTTCTCGGTTAAGTCCGACCAGTTCCAGTAATTCATAAATCTTTTCCTGGCGTTCTTTTCCGGTATAAAGCTTGTGAATGTCAATTCCTTCCCCGATGATGTCACCGACTGTCATTCTCGGATTCAGTGAAGAATATGGATCCTGGAAAATAATCTGAGCTCTCTTTGTAAACTCTTTCTTTTCATTTTTATTCAGTTTATTAATATCAACTCCGTCAAAAAGAACTTCACCGCCTGTAGCCTTGTAAAGCCCCATAACTGTCTTTCCACAGGTTGTTTTACCACAGCCGGATTCTCCTACGATTCCAAGAGTCTCACCTTTATAGATCTTAAAGTTTACCCCATCCACTGCCTTCAGTGTCTGGTTTCTTCCAACCTGAAAATATTTCTTCAGGTCTTTCACTTCGATCAGTACTTCTTTTTTATCCATGGTTACTGTCTCCTCCTTATCATATTCTCAGGAAGATTGCTCACATCCGCTCTTGGATCATG
The sequence above is drawn from the Coprococcus comes ATCC 27758 genome and encodes:
- a CDS encoding peptide ABC transporter substrate-binding protein is translated as MKKRKTLAMGLAVAMAVSCLAGCGGDDKKASSDGKTEQVLNISNNSVVVGLNPLINTTGPDNSAFNMVLDPLVKRVTQEGNTYKIVPAAAESWDISEDGLTYTFHMNKDAKWSDGTKVTANDFEFTFQKMATPSVAATNAWLFDGIIENFSEALYDQGKKPEEIGVHAIDEDTLEIKIIHPASYFLELVSSSAYPVNKAMYEKLGSDYATSETKTVFNGPFKIESWSQNTEMVLVRNDQYWGADDVKLDKINSKIIQESGTAVQSYINGELDVIGTTDANWGKTIEEQGESESYQVPDSAPEFFMLNAANEYLCNEKIRQALSVAYDRQEMIDTLRNGKGVPIYSMMPDTIQVGEKTYTELVGGKNHFVQELQDEIKDPKALLIEGLKELGKDPDPSKVTIRYASRGTSEVSKKIAEWMKQQWESVLGINIEIDMMEWNIMWDKIDAGDYDIATGGWGPYYNEPSALLQLFDPDNGYFNAEKTGWSGEDPKKYQELLNEAKFEVDDQKKAELYLQAEELVVKSGLIEPTYVEEAPTFVKKYVKNYFVSTVGQVDFSKVYIEK
- a CDS encoding amidohydrolase family protein, whose protein sequence is MQTLIKNGILYTMTEDKGIFQGDILVEGTKIKEVAEHISEDCLEDGDKLIEAEGYYVLPGLIDAHSHIGLFDFNVDPGVDDANEMTNPVTLSVDARFGTNPKAREFKVAYEHGITTMLLTPGSGNVFCGLPFALKTYGNNVFDMTIKSPCAVKIALGGNPKNTYGDQRRLPMTRMGIAKVLDDTFAKAKKYMEDKEQNKEVEYDPDMEALCLALKGEIPCKIHCTQYDMLTAIEIAKKYNVHFSLEHAWGATDYLDEIVESGCDICYGPIATYRSPGERRKIDVEAVKMLDDRGVNVAMITDSPILSEESLYHHVGEAVREGLAQERAVRTVTINAAKVLGVEDRLGSLEEGKDADIIVMKGKLGLDTDAMVYYTMIEGKIVYQK
- a CDS encoding amidohydrolase family protein, which gives rise to MYVIKNGTIHTGTGEVLENYDILIEGKKIKKIEKNICEADAEIIDATGKQVFPGFIDPHSSIGAMGIPTRYRDNAETTNVINPDLSVKYAIDPDEVNAQEFYKSGITSVGFSPDHSNVIGGQITVCKTAPDHMANRIVKEHAAMKGSVCSTVKDVYGASNQMPKTRMGIFHLLKEAIRKDDLLKKYQMPFVIAAETAGEIQCLMELLKDEDIQLTIVDGFEFGDAIEELKEKKVGIIFGNFSNLSQISKHEIDLSRLKELVENGNRIAFTNTCKGASEGREVFIWSAIEVYRAGIDAEDVVKMMTIQPAEMLGVADQIGSIEVGKDADITIYSDHPVKSYAAHVQFCMINGKVVLS
- a CDS encoding ABC transporter ATP-binding protein produces the protein MDKKEVLIEVKDLKKYFQVGRNQTLKAVDGVNFKIYKGETLGIVGESGCGKTTCGKTVMGLYKATGGEVLFDGVDINKLNKNEKKEFTKRAQIIFQDPYSSLNPRMTVGDIIGEGIDIHKLYTGKERQEKIYELLELVGLNREHALRFPHEFSGGQRQRIGIARALAIEPEFIVCDEPISALDVSIQAQVVNLLIELQQKKNLTYLFIAHDLSMVKHISDRVGVMYLGNMVEFAESDELYQNPLHPYTKALMAAIPIPDPDTEEQKKRIRLEGEIPSPVNPKPGCRFVTRCRYATEKCHQETPQLEELKPEHFVACHRAKELMEDHPQE